The following proteins are co-located in the Candidatus Aquicultor sp. genome:
- a CDS encoding TMEM165/GDT1 family protein, with amino-acid sequence MLAFVSSLFFIFIAEMGDKTQLVALSFATKHKALKVITGIFIATILVHLLSVVIGEQTSAFIPMQYLKVLIGLSFIGFGIWTLRGDTYEEGEEKKRRFGPVMTVGVAFFLAELGDKTQLATISLAAQYHSFIPVWLGSTFGMVIADGLAIIVGVLAGKKLPEKLIQYISAVIFIVFGIVTTFEAIV; translated from the coding sequence ATGCTGGCATTCGTATCATCGCTGTTTTTTATCTTTATCGCCGAGATGGGTGACAAAACCCAGCTTGTAGCCCTCTCATTTGCAACTAAGCACAAGGCTTTAAAAGTCATTACCGGCATTTTTATTGCGACGATTTTAGTACATTTGCTCTCCGTTGTTATCGGAGAACAGACCAGTGCCTTTATCCCGATGCAGTACTTAAAAGTGCTCATTGGTCTCTCGTTTATCGGCTTTGGTATCTGGACGCTGCGAGGCGATACCTATGAAGAAGGGGAAGAGAAGAAACGCAGATTTGGGCCGGTTATGACCGTCGGCGTTGCATTCTTCCTGGCTGAGCTTGGCGATAAAACCCAGCTCGCAACGATATCCCTTGCGGCTCAGTATCATTCATTTATACCGGTCTGGCTAGGCTCCACATTTGGGATGGTTATCGCCGATGGCTTGGCCATCATCGTTGGGGTACTGGCGGGCAAGAAGCTGCCGGAGAAGCTCATTCAATACATCTCAGCCGTCATCTTTATTGTCTTTGGCATAGTGACAACTTTTGAAGCAATTGTCTAA